From Camelina sativa cultivar DH55 chromosome 7, Cs, whole genome shotgun sequence, one genomic window encodes:
- the LOC104703863 gene encoding probable disease resistance protein At1g63360, giving the protein MGLPFSIPSFDPCVNEVSEWLETSVRYILNLEKNLVDLERTMEELKAKRDDLSRRLTIEEGRGLQRLAEFEVWLNRVVIVEKEVSDILYDRDVQLQRMCLFGFCSMSLLSSHRYGKSVFLTLGKVEELKNKEFNVIAAQAQTPGVEEQPLEPIIVGQETMLEKAWKHLMEDGVGIMGIYGMGGVGKTTLLTQINNKFSNDRRGFDYVIWVVVSKDSQMEEIQEEIAEKVGRNGEEWKQMDRRQKTSCLFKFLKEKSFVLFLDDIWEKVDLAEIGVPDPRKQKGCKLAFTTRSVDVCARMGVERPMEVQCLADNDAFDFFQTKVGETTLGSDPGIPELAREVAKKCCGLPLALKIIGETMSSKTKVQEWRHAIHVLNSYAAEFFGMDDKILPLLKYSYDSLKEEDVKSCLLYCALYPEDAEIVKDDLIEQLICENIIDGSEGIEKAEDKGYDIIGSLARASLLMEGEDDFGRGVVRMHDVVREMALWIASELGTQKEAFIVRAGVGLREIPKVKNWNIVRRMSLMDNRIVHLVGSPECMELTTFLMGLGGYGSFWNQLEDISSEFFNYMPKLVVLDLSRNRSLSELPEGISNLVSLRYLNLSATSIRCLPKKVLQELKKLIHLDLENTSKLESIAGISSLYNLKVLKLRGSDFPWDLDTVKELETLEHLEILTTSFNVSPTLEQFLSSLRLMSRTRFLRICDNFETSPNRHLESTGISLLGSMDRLREFRIMRCRIPEIKIGRICSFLSLVTVSIIGCESLRELTFLMFAPNLRTLRIAGIKDIEDIINKEKACEVEESGNVPFQKLNDLSLEYLPKLKNIYWSPVPFPCLEEIYVWGCPNLKKLPLHSKSGKQGVNGCIIRYKSPGWIKDVEWEDQATKLRFLSSSCLEEDQEE; this is encoded by the exons ATGGGTCTCCCTTTCTCGATACCCTCCTTTGATCCGTGTGTAAATGAAGTCTCTGAATGGCTAGAGACGAGTGTAAGATATATTCTAAATCTCGAGAAGAATCTTGTGGATCTAGAGAGAACCATGGAGGAGCTCAAGGCTAAGCGGGATGATTTGTCAAGACGGCTCACAATTGAGGAGGGCAGAGGTCTGCAAAGGCTTGCCGAATTCGAGGTATGGCTTAATAGAGTTGTGATTGTCGAAAAAGAAGTCAGTGATATTCTTTATGATAGAGATGTTCAACTTCAAAGGATGTGTCTTTTCGGGTTTTGCTCTATGAGTTTACTGTCAAGCCACCGTTACGGGAAAAGTGTTTTCTTAACGTTGGGAAAAGTTGAGGAACTGAAAAATAAAGAGTTTAACGTGATCGCTGCGCAAGCTCAAACGCCTGGGGTGGAGGAACAACCTCTTGAACCGATAATTGTTGGTCAAGAAACAATGCTCGAGAAGGCATGGAAACATCTCATGGAAGATGGAGTTGGTATTATGGGTATCTACGGTATGGGTGGTGTAGGGAAGACAACTCTTCTCACACAAATCAACAATAAGTTCAGTAACGATAGACGGGGATTTGACTACGTTATTTGGGTTGTGGTATCTAAAGACTCACAGATGGAGGAGATTCAAGAGGAAATCGCTGAGAAAGTTGGTCGTAATGGAGAGGAATGGAAACAAATGGATAGAAGGCAAAAGACTAGCTGTTTATTCAAATTCTTAAAGGAAAagagttttgtgttgtttttagATGACATATGGGAGAAGGTGGATTTAGCTGAGATCGGAGTTCCGGATCCAAGAAAGCAGAAAGGATGTAAATTGGCATTTACCACTCGTTCTGTGGATGTATGTGCGCGAATGGGGGTTGAAAGACCAATGGAGGTCCAATGCTTGGCAGACAATGACGCATTTGATTTTTTCCAGACAAAGGTTGGTGAAACAACACTTGGAAGCGATCCGGGAATCCCCGAACTTGCAAGAGAAGTTGCTAAAAAATGTTGTGGCTTACCATTGGCTCTCAAAATCATAGGCGAGACCATGTCATCCAAGACGAAGGTACAAGAATGGCGTCATGCGATACATGTTTTGAATTCATACGCTGCAGAGTTTTTTGGCATGGACGATAAGATCCTTCCGCTTTTGAAGTATAGCTACGATAGTCTTAAGGAGGAAGATGTTAAATCGTGTTTGCTATATTGTGCTTTAtatccagaagatgctgaaatTGTGAAAGATGACTTGATAGAGCAATTGATATGCGAGAATATCATAGATGGAAGTGAAGGTATAGAAAAGGCTGAGGACAAGGGTTATGATATTATTGGTAGTCTTGCCCGCGCATCATTGTTGATGGAGGGGGAGGATGATTTTGGAAGAGGTGTTGTGCGTATGCATGACGTTGTTCGTGAAATGGCCTTATGGATCGCTTCTGAATTGGGAACACAAAAAGAGGCCTTCATTGTGCGTGCAGGTGTTGGGTTACGTGAAATTCCAAAGGTGAAGAATTGGAACATTGTGCGAAGGATGTCGTTAATGGATAATAGGATTGTTCATCTCGTTGGGAGTCCTGAATGTATGGAACTCACAACTTTCCTCATGGGATTGGGAGGATATGGAAGTTTCTGGAATCAATTGGAAGATATATCGAGTGAATTCTTCAATTACATGCCAAAGTTAGTTGTTTTGGATTTATCGCGTAATCGCAGTCTCTCTGAATTGCCGGAAGGAATATCAAATCTAGTTTCTTTGCGTTATCTCAACTTGAGTGCAACTAGTATACGCTGTTTGCCAAAGAAGGTACTACAAGAGTTGAAAAAACTAATTCACTTGGATTTGGAGAATACATCGAAGCTTGAAAGTATTGCTGGGATATCAAGTCTGTATAATCTGAAAGTTTTGAAATTACGTGGATCGGATTTTCCATGGGATCTCGACACAGTGAAGGAGTTGGAAACTTTGGAACATTTAGAGATTTTAACTACAAGTTTCAATGTTTCTCCAACTCTGGAGCAATTTTTGAGCTCTCTTAGGCTGATGAGTCGTACACGATTTCTACGGATCTGTGACAATTTTGAAACATCACCAAATAGACATCTTGAATCAACTGGAATATCACTTTTAGGATCTATGGACAGGCTTCGGGAATTCAGAATTATGAGATGTCGTATCCCTGAGATAAAGATCGGAAGGATATGTAGCTTCTTGAGCCTCGTCACAGTTTCTATAATAGGTTGTGAAAGCTTGAGGGAATTGACGTTTCTAATGTTCGCTCCAAATCTTAGAACTCTTCGGATTGCTGGTATAAAAGACATTGaagatataataaacaaagagaaagcttGTGAAGTTGAAGAATCAGGGAATGTTCCTTTCCAAAAGCTGAATGATCTTTCTTTAGAATATCTACCAAAGCTGAAGAATATATATTGGAGTCCTGTACCCTTTCCATGTCTAGAGGAAATCTATGTATGGGGATGTCCAAATCTGAAAAAGCTTCCACTCCATTCCAAAAGTGGCAAGCAGGGTGTAAATGGATGCATCATACGTTACAAATCTCCAGGATGGATTAAAGATGTGGAATGGGAAGACCAAGCTACAAAACTCCgcttcttatcttcttcatgCTTAGAAGAGGACCAAGAG GAGTGA